TGCTGCCAGATCGTCAGGGCGAACGGTACGCAGTGCACCTCGACCGGCTTTGCCGACTGCCGTGCGTACTCCAGAAACAATCACTGCCTCACGCATTGTGATACTCCTTTGTTCATCGTGAGTGCCATTAGAACCGGGGATGTGTCTTACTTCTGTTTCAGTTACGAAGGAACAGGCCCATATCTCGTTGCCTCGGTAGCACAGGCTACCAGCCTGCGCTACCGCCGTTTGGTGAGAGAACTGTCAGGTTTTCCGGCTGATGATCTGTAACCCGATGTCTCTCGGTATAATTGCCGCCTGTGAACAGTCATCGCAACGGCAACGTCTCTCACCCACAACAAGATACACCCAGCTTAATTCCGCAATGGCTTACCGTGTTCGAGCATATGCCGGGCGCGGGCCTGCGTGCGCGGGTCTTTAAGCAATTCGAGAACCATCGCCCGTTCGAGCGCGTGCATATACACATCGTCAACCCACTGCGGGCTGCTCAGTTCGCCACCACACAGCACGTAGGCCAGCTTGTCGGCAATCACTGCATCGTATGGCGTGGCAAAACCGCCTTCGCGCATCTGATAGATGGCAATCCGTGCCGCTGCCAGACCATCCCGCCCTAGCGCATAGCAGGGTTTTGCTGTGACTGCCGGTGTATATCCCTCCGCGACCAGGCGTAACACTTCGCGTTTCGCTTCACCGATCAGGTAGTCCGGGTTGAAGACAATCCGGTCGGTTGGCCGTAGCAGGCCAAGTTCTTTGGCTTCGTGAGCACTGGTGGCGACCTTCGCCAGCGCAATCGTCTCGAAGACCTGCTGGAAGGCTTTCAGTGGATCACTGCCGTTGCGCACGGCGGCGGCAATAATTCGCCGGTTCATCTCGGTGCAGCCGCCCCAGGCTGGAATCACCCCCACACCGAATTCGACAAAGCCCATGTAGGTTTCGGCAGCCGCAACCGAGGCCGCACTGTGCATCGAAAGTTCAACCCCGCCGCCTAATGTCTGGCCGAACGGAGCGCTCACAATAGGTTTGGCGCTATCGCGCATGCGCCGGAACGTCTGTTGAACCAGGGCTGCGTACTCGTCAATATCGTCCCAGGCCCCGGTCATTACCGCTGCACCGACATCGTTGAGATCGAGACCTGCCGAGAAGCGTGGCCCCTGATTGCCGACCACCATGCCAACCCACGGTCCCTGATCCAGTTCGTCGAGAGCCTTAATCAGCATCTCGATTACCTGTCCGCCAATGGTGTTCGCTTTCGAGTGCAGCTCGAAGCACAACACCCCATCACCAAGATCGATGACACTGGCGCTCTCATTCCCATGCAGTTCGCGTCCAGCCGCTTTGAGCGCAGCCAGATCGATTGCGCGTGGGTCACGCTGAATCGGTTCCAGTCGGCCTGTCGCAACGTTATAGGCCGCTGGCGTGCCGTCGATCTCACCGTAAAAACGACCATCGGTGGCAATTAGTTGATCCACCCATGCCGGGAGACTCTCACCAAAAGCGCGCATCCGACTCGCCGTTTCCGCGATCCCCATCGCCTGCCAGAGCTGGAATGGTCCCTGCTCGTGGGCAAAACCCCAGCGCATGGCGTTGTCAACGTCGGCAACACTGTCGGCAATCTCAGGTAAGCGGCGGGCAGCGTAGGCCATCATGGGGTAGACGGCAGCGGCGACCAGTTGGGCACCCCGATCACCTTCCTCGGCCCGACCGAGAATGAAGCGCAGGCGTTCGGGGAGCGATTTGATCTTACGTGCTGCACCGATCAGTTCATCAACTGCCGCGGTTCCCTGGGGTGGTACGTATTCGAGCGTCTGCAAGTCGAGCGCCCAGAATTCACGTTTCCCATTCTGCCGCACCTCTTTGTAAAAGCCCTGGCCGACCTTCTTCCCCAGCTTGCCGGCGGCCACCAGCTTTTGCGTCAGGTCATTCTGCCGGTAGACATCACGACTCTCGTCATCGGGAATCGCATCGTACAGATTTGCGGCGACGTAAGCCATCACATCGATCCCAACCTGGTCGAGCAGGCGGAAGCTCGCCGTATTCGGGCGTCCAATCAGCGGGCCGGTGAGGGCATCCACCTCTTCAACCCGGTAGCCGTGTTGCAGGGCATAATTGATCAGAACCTGTCCGGCGTACACAAAGATTCGGTTGCCGATAAAGTTGGGGCGATCTTTACAGATAACTACCCCTTTGCCCAGCCGCTCTTCGGCAAACTGACGGAACGCCGCTACTACAGCCGGATCGGCATCGTCGCCGGGAATAATTTCGAGCAGTCGCAGGTACCGTGGTGGGTTGAAGAAGTGGCTGCCGAAGAAGTGCCGGCGGAAGGCTTCACTCCGCCCTTCCGCGATGATTCGGATCGGAATACCTGACGTGTTGGTGGTGACGATTGCGTGCGGTTTGCGCACCTCTTCCAGGCGCGCCATCAAGGACTGCTTGGGGCCAATTTGCTCGACAATCGCTTCGACGATCCAGTCGCATTCGGCCAGCCGGTGA
This genomic window from Chloroflexus aurantiacus J-10-fl contains:
- a CDS encoding 3-hydroxyacyl-CoA dehydrogenase/enoyl-CoA hydratase family protein, which translates into the protein MTYQIKRVGVIGAGTMGAAIAALVAGTGIPVILLDVPPSSLTAEEEAKGLTLNHPQVRNRIVQQGFERMRKARPSNLYSERTAELITLGNTEDDFHRLAECDWIVEAIVEQIGPKQSLMARLEEVRKPHAIVTTNTSGIPIRIIAEGRSEAFRRHFFGSHFFNPPRYLRLLEIIPGDDADPAVVAAFRQFAEERLGKGVVICKDRPNFIGNRIFVYAGQVLINYALQHGYRVEEVDALTGPLIGRPNTASFRLLDQVGIDVMAYVAANLYDAIPDDESRDVYRQNDLTQKLVAAGKLGKKVGQGFYKEVRQNGKREFWALDLQTLEYVPPQGTAAVDELIGAARKIKSLPERLRFILGRAEEGDRGAQLVAAAVYPMMAYAARRLPEIADSVADVDNAMRWGFAHEQGPFQLWQAMGIAETASRMRAFGESLPAWVDQLIATDGRFYGEIDGTPAAYNVATGRLEPIQRDPRAIDLAALKAAGRELHGNESASVIDLGDGVLCFELHSKANTIGGQVIEMLIKALDELDQGPWVGMVVGNQGPRFSAGLDLNDVGAAVMTGAWDDIDEYAALVQQTFRRMRDSAKPIVSAPFGQTLGGGVELSMHSAASVAAAETYMGFVEFGVGVIPAWGGCTEMNRRIIAAAVRNGSDPLKAFQQVFETIALAKVATSAHEAKELGLLRPTDRIVFNPDYLIGEAKREVLRLVAEGYTPAVTAKPCYALGRDGLAAARIAIYQMREGGFATPYDAVIADKLAYVLCGGELSSPQWVDDVYMHALERAMVLELLKDPRTQARARHMLEHGKPLRN